One genomic segment of Kiritimatiella glycovorans includes these proteins:
- a CDS encoding mevalonate kinase: protein MDRRSIRVSAPGSLMLFGEHAVLHGRPALAAAIDRRITVCLRPLDEDVLRIVSSAGRFEGTWRDLPEQGPLRFVAAALRPYAEVFRGGLAVDIESACRSDVGFGTSAAVTAALHGACLRRTRPEEAERPWRAEVFRRSVDTIRAVQGRASGTDAAASVYGGLTAVGPGDAAPRRFGVTQALTAVYCGYKRPTPEVIAEVERRRAAEPARVEACFDAIGRTAAAAEAALRENRPERIGPLMDEGQEAMRALGLETPELAEITKTLRASPGIFGAKISGSGLGDCAAGWGRAERAPDFRFPVFRLKVDNTGVTCTLS from the coding sequence ATGGACCGGCGTTCCATCAGGGTCTCCGCGCCGGGCAGCCTCATGCTCTTCGGCGAACACGCCGTCCTCCACGGACGCCCGGCGCTGGCGGCGGCGATCGACCGACGCATCACCGTGTGTCTCCGCCCGCTCGATGAGGACGTGCTGCGGATCGTATCTTCGGCCGGCCGGTTCGAGGGGACGTGGCGCGACCTGCCGGAGCAGGGACCGCTGCGCTTTGTCGCGGCCGCCCTGCGCCCGTACGCTGAAGTATTCCGCGGCGGCCTCGCCGTCGATATCGAATCCGCCTGCCGCTCCGACGTGGGGTTCGGCACGTCCGCCGCGGTGACCGCCGCGCTTCACGGCGCGTGCCTCCGCCGGACGCGCCCGGAGGAAGCAGAGCGGCCGTGGCGCGCGGAAGTCTTCCGGCGGAGCGTGGACACCATTCGCGCAGTACAGGGCAGGGCGTCGGGGACGGATGCCGCGGCGAGCGTGTACGGCGGGCTGACCGCCGTGGGGCCCGGCGACGCCGCGCCGCGCCGGTTCGGAGTAACGCAGGCCCTGACCGCGGTGTACTGCGGGTACAAGCGGCCGACGCCGGAAGTGATCGCCGAGGTCGAGCGGCGCCGCGCCGCGGAGCCGGCGCGCGTGGAAGCCTGCTTCGATGCGATCGGCCGGACCGCCGCGGCGGCGGAAGCGGCGCTGCGCGAAAACCGGCCTGAGCGCATCGGGCCGCTGATGGACGAAGGACAGGAGGCCATGCGCGCGCTCGGGCTGGAGACGCCCGAACTCGCGGAGATTACGAAGACGCTTCGCGCGTCGCCGGGCATTTTCGGGGCCAAGATCTCGGGCTCGGGTCTCGGAGATTGCGCGGCAGGGTGGGGGCGGGCGGAACGGGCGCCGGATTTCCGCTTTCCGGTGTTCCGGTTGAAGGTGGATAATACGGGTGTGACCTGCACCCTGTCGTGA
- the mvaD gene encoding diphosphomevalonate decarboxylase, whose protein sequence is MHRREYVHEVLRDAARAEQPEGRAFAPVNIALCKYWGKREEELNLPQCSSLSISLGPLGTETVVRRADAGATEDRVELNGACVDASTPFARRLCAFLDLFRPDPGARFEVSTKNNVPTAAGLASSASGFAALTLALDRLFGWKLAGPPLSQLARLGSGSAARSVYDGFVLWHAGRDPGGADCLAERLPEVWPELRVGILTVCAEAKETGSTGGMNRTAATSVLFREWAERCRVDLQLLRDAIRAGDFTRFGATAEANAMSMHATMLDARPPLLYWRAETVAALHGVRELRDAGTEVYATIDAGPNVKLLFRERDEAGVRGRFPDMDVIAPFRQPRNDSCSPR, encoded by the coding sequence ATGCATCGGCGGGAATACGTACATGAGGTTCTGCGGGATGCCGCCCGCGCGGAGCAGCCGGAAGGACGGGCGTTCGCGCCGGTGAATATCGCGCTGTGTAAATACTGGGGCAAACGCGAGGAGGAACTGAACCTTCCGCAATGCTCCAGCCTGTCGATATCGCTCGGCCCGCTCGGAACCGAAACCGTCGTCCGCCGCGCGGACGCGGGGGCGACGGAGGACCGGGTGGAATTGAACGGCGCATGCGTGGACGCCTCGACGCCGTTCGCCCGCCGCCTGTGTGCTTTCCTCGATCTCTTCCGCCCGGACCCCGGGGCGCGGTTCGAGGTGAGCACGAAAAACAACGTACCGACCGCCGCCGGGCTGGCCTCCTCGGCTTCCGGGTTCGCCGCGCTCACACTCGCGCTCGACCGCCTCTTCGGGTGGAAGCTCGCCGGACCCCCGCTCTCGCAGCTCGCGCGTCTCGGCAGCGGCAGCGCGGCGCGCTCGGTGTATGACGGCTTCGTCCTGTGGCACGCGGGCCGCGATCCCGGAGGCGCGGACTGCCTGGCGGAACGGCTTCCCGAGGTATGGCCCGAACTGCGGGTCGGCATTCTGACTGTATGCGCGGAGGCGAAGGAGACCGGTTCGACCGGGGGAATGAACCGTACCGCGGCCACCTCCGTTCTGTTCCGTGAATGGGCGGAACGCTGCCGGGTCGACCTGCAGTTGCTGCGGGATGCGATTCGCGCCGGCGATTTTACCCGCTTCGGAGCGACGGCCGAGGCGAACGCGATGTCGATGCACGCCACGATGCTCGATGCGCGCCCGCCGCTGCTGTACTGGCGGGCGGAGACGGTGGCCGCGCTGCACGGGGTCCGGGAGCTGCGCGACGCCGGCACGGAGGTGTACGCCACCATCGACGCCGGCCCGAACGTCAAGCTGCTCTTCCGGGAGCGGGACGAGGCCGGCGTGCGCGGGCGGTTCCCGGACATGGACGTGATCGCCCCCTTCCGTCAGCCCCGAAACGACTCCTGCTCCCCGAGATAG
- the fni gene encoding type 2 isopentenyl-diphosphate Delta-isomerase: MSQRKADHVRIAAEEAAADRSAGAFAALRLDHRALPELDLDEVDPSCEFLGHRLSFPFMMASMTGGADGQLRRINRNLAAAARRERVAMAVGSQRVMFSDPQARAAFDLRPLAPEVPLIANLGAVQLRQGMGIEECRAAVDVLAADGLYLHLNPLQEAVQREGTPTFGGLASRIGAVAEALDRPVLVKEVGAGLHPDDLRALIPAGVRYFDAAGAGGTSWSYVESRRGDDAERRARAAAFADWGVPAPQALRRLSPLRSEGATLIGSGGIRSGVDIARAMILGASLGSAARPLLAPAMESEDAVCAVIRRYREEFRLALFLLGCRRPEYLIGQEQWIVGDGEYEAGPRGGIHPA, encoded by the coding sequence ATGAGTCAGCGTAAAGCCGATCATGTGCGTATCGCGGCGGAAGAGGCCGCGGCGGACCGCAGTGCCGGTGCGTTCGCCGCCCTGCGCCTCGATCATCGCGCCCTGCCGGAACTGGACCTCGACGAGGTGGATCCGTCCTGCGAGTTCCTGGGACACCGCCTCTCGTTCCCGTTCATGATGGCTTCCATGACCGGCGGAGCGGACGGGCAGCTCCGCCGCATCAACCGGAACCTCGCCGCAGCGGCGCGCAGGGAACGGGTCGCCATGGCCGTCGGCTCCCAGCGCGTCATGTTCTCGGACCCGCAGGCGCGCGCGGCATTCGATCTGCGGCCGCTGGCCCCGGAGGTGCCCCTGATCGCCAACCTCGGCGCCGTGCAGCTCAGGCAGGGGATGGGGATCGAGGAATGCCGCGCAGCCGTGGACGTGCTCGCGGCCGACGGCCTCTACCTGCACCTCAATCCGCTTCAGGAAGCAGTGCAGCGCGAAGGCACCCCCACCTTCGGCGGACTGGCCTCCCGGATCGGGGCGGTCGCCGAGGCGCTCGACCGGCCCGTACTGGTCAAGGAGGTGGGGGCCGGTCTGCACCCCGACGACCTGCGTGCGCTCATCCCCGCAGGCGTCCGCTACTTCGATGCGGCCGGGGCCGGGGGCACCTCCTGGAGCTATGTGGAGAGTCGCCGCGGCGACGATGCCGAGCGCCGCGCGCGGGCCGCGGCCTTCGCCGACTGGGGCGTACCCGCGCCGCAGGCGCTGCGCCGCCTCTCTCCGCTTCGCTCGGAAGGCGCGACGCTGATCGGTTCCGGCGGCATCCGGTCCGGTGTCGATATCGCCCGGGCGATGATTCTCGGCGCTTCGCTGGGCAGCGCGGCGCGCCCGCTGCTGGCGCCCGCGATGGAGTCGGAGGACGCGGTCTGCGCGGTCATCCGACGCTACCGCGAGGAGTTCCGTCTGGCCCTCTTCCTGCTCGGCTGCCGCCGCCCGGAATATTTGATAGGACAGGAACAGTGGATTGTCGGAGACGGTGAATATGAAGCCGGTCCCCGCGGAGGCATACATCCGGCATGA
- a CDS encoding hydroxymethylglutaryl-CoA synthase has translation MNIGIDSISFYTAQYAFDLEKLAEARSVDPKKYLQGLGQERMSVAPPDEDAVTLGASAAHPLRRDGKLDDIDLLLFATESGVDQSKAGGLFIHGLLDLPSRCRVLEVKQACYSATAALQLAAAHVRGSPGRKALVIASDVARYELENPGEATQGCGAVAFTVAADPAVLALDPEAGYHAEDVMDFWRPNYRREALVDGKYSTRVYIDTMLHCWRDYAGQSGRGLEDFERFCYHLPFSRMAEKAQVRLARALHAEADGKRIEEWLEGTREYARVTGNCYAASLYVALTSLLDAPGKDLAQCRLGLFSYGSGCVGEWFSGVVQPGYRQALYTQQHRAMLANREPLTYRQYEDIYHFLLPEDGADHVLPQYRTGPYRLAGISNHKRTYEAVDEGTPSL, from the coding sequence ATGAATATCGGCATCGACAGCATCAGTTTCTACACCGCGCAGTACGCCTTCGATCTCGAGAAACTGGCGGAGGCGCGTTCGGTCGACCCGAAAAAGTACCTTCAGGGCCTCGGGCAGGAACGCATGAGCGTGGCGCCGCCGGATGAGGACGCCGTGACGCTCGGTGCCAGCGCGGCCCACCCGCTGCGGCGCGACGGGAAACTGGACGACATCGACCTGCTCCTGTTCGCCACGGAGAGCGGTGTGGACCAGTCGAAGGCGGGCGGCCTGTTCATCCACGGCCTGCTGGATCTTCCCTCCCGCTGCCGCGTCCTGGAAGTGAAACAGGCCTGCTACAGCGCGACCGCGGCGCTCCAGCTCGCCGCAGCCCACGTGCGGGGGAGCCCCGGCCGCAAGGCACTCGTGATCGCTTCCGATGTCGCGCGCTACGAGCTGGAAAACCCCGGCGAAGCCACCCAGGGGTGCGGGGCCGTCGCCTTTACGGTCGCGGCCGACCCCGCGGTTCTCGCCCTGGACCCCGAAGCGGGATATCATGCCGAGGACGTGATGGATTTCTGGCGGCCGAATTACCGCCGCGAGGCGCTGGTCGACGGCAAGTACTCCACGCGCGTCTATATCGACACGATGCTGCACTGCTGGCGGGACTACGCCGGTCAGAGCGGCCGCGGGCTGGAGGACTTCGAGCGGTTCTGCTACCACCTGCCGTTCAGCCGCATGGCCGAAAAGGCACAGGTCCGGCTCGCGCGCGCGCTGCATGCGGAGGCGGACGGGAAGCGGATCGAGGAGTGGCTGGAAGGCACGCGCGAGTACGCCCGCGTCACCGGAAACTGCTACGCGGCCTCGCTGTATGTCGCGCTGACCTCCCTGCTCGACGCCCCGGGAAAGGATCTCGCGCAGTGCCGCCTGGGCCTGTTCAGTTACGGTTCGGGATGCGTCGGCGAGTGGTTCAGCGGCGTCGTGCAGCCGGGCTACCGGCAGGCGCTCTACACGCAGCAGCACCGCGCCATGCTCGCGAACCGCGAACCGCTCACCTATCGCCAGTACGAGGATATCTACCACTTCCTGCTCCCCGAGGACGGTGCGGATCACGTGCTGCCGCAGTACCGCACCGGACCGTACCGCCTCGCCGGCATCAGCAACCATAAACGCACCTACGAGGCTGTGGATGAAGGTACGCCGAGCCTGTGA
- a CDS encoding ATP-binding protein, whose amino-acid sequence MKQRPSCFLYCAQDEVRVRVTGSLHELAEVRAAGSAAELSRALYRTPHRVVVLDLRAPEALDVLREIRERHPDAPVITLGEARSAPVREARELEVFAVSPLEFEPYEFRRIVEDAHRRLELQRENRVLREEIRRRETPAAGPGPEETAPSSDILRHLSRAMGDFENPAALYDSLMDGLASALKVTRAGIFCALRDGGTYCLRGGHRCSDHLRSLHFSDRDRFVQWLDWNGRAVLRSSLETIEDPMDREMVAEALHEMGAELIMPLSGRRRVKGWLFLGARITGRPFSAEDLEYLSTCTDHIGATVDNALQHEDTRMREALGETLLESIPAGLIAIGEDGEVRWCNGAAQTALRVEAGSVCGMPVEIFGSRLSDILRRALDGEEIHHPVEWSDPATQRLFSAETRRLLDDGRCVGAVALIKDLTEERRLEEKEEQLERVAFWNELAASMSHEIRNPLVAIKTFAQLLPERYDDPEFRDQFSLNVEREVDRLNQIIDQINHFASPPNPKYEPFAPGPVVQTAVRRAMQDRNAEGLSLDLYVDDHLPVLTGDASAMSECLRHLVVNAVEAVESGRDARIGVTARRMSAGESGEYVLVTVQDNGAGIPEELRAKLFSPFCTTKARGMGLGLPIAKRIVVDHNGKIEVDSGQEGTRVSVTLPVERDVPGSDGNPKTAPEDALARETG is encoded by the coding sequence ATGAAACAGCGCCCCTCCTGTTTTCTCTACTGCGCGCAGGACGAGGTCCGCGTGCGGGTGACCGGAAGCCTCCACGAGCTGGCGGAAGTCCGCGCCGCGGGCAGCGCCGCCGAACTGAGCCGCGCCCTCTACCGGACCCCACACCGCGTCGTGGTGCTCGACCTCCGCGCCCCCGAGGCGCTCGATGTGCTTCGCGAAATCCGCGAACGGCATCCCGATGCGCCGGTCATCACGCTCGGCGAGGCCCGCTCGGCGCCCGTGCGCGAGGCGCGCGAACTCGAGGTCTTCGCCGTTTCGCCGCTCGAGTTCGAGCCCTACGAATTCCGGCGGATCGTGGAGGATGCGCACCGCCGACTGGAGCTGCAGCGCGAAAATCGCGTATTGCGCGAAGAAATCCGCCGCCGCGAGACCCCGGCCGCCGGGCCCGGCCCGGAGGAGACCGCGCCCTCCTCGGATATCCTGCGCCACCTCTCGCGGGCGATGGGCGATTTCGAGAACCCTGCGGCTCTCTACGACAGTCTGATGGACGGGCTGGCGTCCGCCCTTAAGGTCACGCGCGCCGGCATCTTCTGCGCCCTGCGCGACGGAGGTACCTACTGCCTGCGCGGCGGCCACCGGTGTTCCGATCATCTGCGAAGCCTCCACTTCTCCGACCGCGACCGGTTTGTGCAGTGGCTGGACTGGAACGGGAGGGCCGTCCTGCGCTCTTCGCTCGAGACGATCGAAGACCCGATGGATCGCGAAATGGTCGCCGAGGCCCTCCACGAAATGGGCGCGGAGCTGATCATGCCGCTCTCGGGCCGGAGGAGAGTCAAAGGGTGGCTCTTCCTCGGCGCGCGGATCACCGGGCGGCCGTTCAGCGCCGAGGACCTGGAATACCTGTCCACCTGTACGGACCATATCGGCGCGACGGTCGATAACGCGCTCCAGCACGAGGACACCCGCATGCGCGAGGCGCTGGGCGAAACCCTGCTGGAGTCGATCCCCGCCGGGCTGATCGCCATCGGCGAGGACGGCGAAGTCCGCTGGTGCAACGGGGCGGCCCAGACCGCGCTGCGCGTCGAGGCCGGGAGCGTGTGCGGGATGCCGGTCGAAATCTTCGGCAGCCGGCTCTCCGATATCCTCCGCCGCGCGCTCGACGGCGAGGAGATCCACCACCCGGTCGAGTGGAGCGATCCGGCCACGCAGCGCCTCTTCTCGGCGGAGACCCGGCGGCTGCTCGACGACGGCCGTTGCGTCGGCGCCGTGGCGCTGATCAAGGACCTCACCGAAGAGCGCCGGCTCGAGGAGAAAGAGGAGCAGCTCGAGCGCGTCGCCTTCTGGAACGAACTCGCCGCCAGCATGTCGCACGAGATCCGTAATCCGCTGGTCGCGATCAAAACCTTCGCCCAGCTTCTCCCGGAGCGGTACGACGACCCCGAATTCCGCGATCAGTTCAGCCTCAACGTCGAACGGGAGGTCGACCGGCTCAACCAGATCATCGATCAGATCAACCATTTCGCCAGCCCCCCGAATCCGAAGTACGAGCCCTTCGCCCCGGGGCCCGTCGTGCAGACGGCCGTGCGGCGCGCCATGCAGGACCGTAACGCGGAAGGCCTGAGCCTGGACCTCTATGTGGACGACCATCTGCCCGTGCTCACCGGCGACGCCTCCGCGATGAGCGAATGTCTGCGCCACCTGGTCGTCAATGCCGTCGAGGCGGTGGAGTCGGGCCGGGACGCGCGCATCGGCGTGACGGCACGCCGGATGTCCGCCGGCGAGTCGGGCGAGTATGTCCTGGTTACGGTGCAGGACAACGGCGCCGGCATTCCCGAGGAACTCCGCGCCAAACTCTTCTCCCCCTTCTGCACGACCAAGGCCCGCGGTATGGGACTCGGCCTGCCCATCGCGAAAAGAATCGTCGTCGACCATAACGGTAAGATCGAGGTGGATTCCGGGCAGGAGGGAACGCGGGTGTCGGTCACGCTTCCGGTCGAGCGGGACGTCCCCGGATCAGACGGGAACCCGAAGACCGCCCCGGAAGACGCCCTCGCACGGGAGACCGGCTGA
- a CDS encoding mevalonate kinase, producing MKAVAPGKLILSGEHAVVYGAPALAMAIDRSAHSVLLPGRGEGVSFDLPGEGAGDSFTLLALEDFKSRVMKNYRLFLRGDLGIRDVIAKPVDLFKYAFIMVLDGLHYQLDSGLCLQVRSTIPMGCGLGSSAATVLSEIRALGHYFRVEFRPDWYYDFSLEAERMQHGRPSGVDSYISLHGGCARFREGRAESRPLPRMPMYLVETGVPQSTTGECVEAVAREFAASSIWSEFAGITEEVDRAVLDNDPLRLRAGVRENHRKLVRLGVVPEKVGRFVDAVEARGGAAKICGAGAVRGEAGGVVLVLADEAPAELCREYGYTVSPVRGDPLGTRMIG from the coding sequence ATGAAAGCGGTGGCTCCCGGAAAACTGATCCTGAGCGGTGAACACGCCGTGGTCTACGGCGCGCCGGCGCTGGCGATGGCGATCGACCGCAGCGCACACTCCGTGCTGCTCCCGGGGCGCGGCGAGGGGGTGTCGTTCGACCTCCCCGGCGAGGGGGCCGGCGACTCTTTCACCCTGCTCGCGCTCGAAGATTTCAAGAGCCGCGTGATGAAGAACTACCGGTTGTTTCTGCGCGGAGATCTGGGTATCCGCGACGTGATCGCCAAACCCGTGGATCTCTTCAAGTACGCCTTCATCATGGTGCTCGACGGACTTCACTACCAGCTCGACAGCGGTCTGTGCCTGCAGGTCCGGTCCACCATCCCGATGGGCTGCGGACTGGGCTCGTCCGCCGCCACGGTGCTCAGCGAGATCCGCGCCCTCGGCCACTACTTCCGCGTGGAGTTCCGCCCGGACTGGTACTACGACTTCAGCCTCGAGGCGGAGCGCATGCAGCACGGGCGGCCCAGCGGTGTCGACAGCTATATCTCGCTCCACGGCGGCTGCGCCCGCTTCCGGGAGGGGCGCGCCGAATCCCGTCCGCTGCCGCGCATGCCGATGTATCTGGTCGAGACGGGGGTGCCGCAGAGCACCACCGGCGAATGCGTGGAGGCGGTGGCGCGGGAATTCGCTGCAAGTTCGATCTGGTCGGAGTTCGCCGGGATCACGGAGGAGGTCGACCGTGCCGTGCTCGACAACGATCCGCTGCGCCTCCGCGCCGGCGTCAGGGAGAACCACCGCAAGCTGGTGCGGCTGGGGGTCGTTCCCGAAAAGGTCGGACGGTTCGTCGATGCCGTCGAGGCCCGCGGCGGCGCGGCCAAGATCTGCGGCGCGGGCGCGGTGCGCGGCGAGGCCGGCGGCGTCGTGCTCGTGCTGGCCGACGAGGCCCCCGCGGAGCTGTGCCGGGAGTACGGCTACACGGTCTCGCCCGTGCGCGGCGATCCCCTGGGTACGCGGATGATCGGCTGA
- a CDS encoding pseudouridine synthase, which produces MNPERLSKIMARRGLCSRREADGFIEQGLVFVDGARVNRLGTKIDPESRIELAAEARTRQETRVTILLNKPVGYVSGQPEGKYPPAVALIDPANRWKCDPSTQKFSPAHLEGIAPAGRLDVDSHGLLVLTQDGRVARRLIGADSEVDKEYRVRVKGRVTDGTLEKLRHGLSLDGRKLKPARVERLRGDSLRFVLREGRKRQIRRMCGLVDLEVLNLKRVRIGRVRLGRLPSGRWRYLGEQESFRG; this is translated from the coding sequence ATGAACCCGGAACGTCTCTCCAAAATCATGGCCCGCCGGGGACTCTGCTCCCGCCGCGAAGCGGACGGTTTTATCGAACAGGGTCTGGTCTTCGTCGACGGCGCACGCGTGAACAGGCTCGGGACGAAGATCGATCCGGAGAGCCGGATCGAACTGGCGGCCGAGGCGCGGACGAGGCAGGAAACACGCGTGACGATCCTGCTCAACAAACCGGTCGGATACGTGTCCGGTCAGCCCGAAGGAAAATATCCGCCCGCCGTCGCCCTGATCGACCCCGCGAACCGGTGGAAATGCGATCCCTCGACGCAGAAGTTTTCGCCTGCCCACCTGGAAGGAATCGCCCCCGCGGGCCGGCTGGACGTCGATTCGCACGGCCTGCTGGTGCTCACGCAGGACGGACGGGTCGCGAGACGGCTGATCGGCGCCGACTCGGAGGTCGACAAGGAATACCGGGTGCGCGTGAAGGGCCGCGTCACGGACGGGACGCTGGAGAAGCTGCGCCATGGACTCAGCCTGGACGGGCGTAAACTGAAACCCGCCCGGGTTGAGAGGCTGCGGGGCGACTCGCTGCGCTTCGTCCTGCGCGAGGGCCGCAAACGCCAGATCCGGCGGATGTGCGGTCTCGTCGACCTCGAAGTGCTGAACCTGAAACGGGTGCGGATCGGCCGGGTCCGCCTCGGCCGCCTGCCTTCCGGACGCTGGCGCTATCTCGGGGAGCAGGAGTCGTTTCGGGGCTGA
- a CDS encoding nitronate monooxygenase → MGAGVSHWRLARAVCRRGQLGVVSGTGLDQIMIRRLELGDPGGHVRRALEHFPLRSIARRIFDTFYIPGGKEEDAPFSTPGMHTVEGNRPIQALCIAANYVEVWLAREGHGHPVGINYLEKIQLPHLPSLYGAMLAGVGAVIVGAGIPTQFPAAIERLSRHEPAEYVVDVAGSGRGAEDARMKFDPRDFQDPDAAPLAPLNRPEFVPIVSSHALANILFRKAGKDAISGFILEGSRAGGHNAPPRGKLQLSANSEPVYGPRDVIDLDAVREIGLPFWLAGYYGSREGVRSAIRESAAGVQVGTAFALCRESGIDPGFRRALLDKALAGEGEIFTDIAASPTGFPFKVAALEGTLSDPEVYRRRKRVCDLGFLRRPYRRENGTIGYRCPSEPVEAYTAKGGLREKTEGRKCLCNALVANIGMPQPLGGGEVELPLITLGDDFSGVARFCPEGERDYGVDDVLRVLLG, encoded by the coding sequence ATGGGTGCCGGTGTATCCCACTGGCGTCTGGCGCGTGCGGTCTGCCGGCGCGGACAGCTCGGCGTGGTCTCCGGCACGGGACTGGATCAGATCATGATCCGGCGGCTCGAGCTGGGCGATCCCGGCGGCCATGTGAGGCGGGCGCTGGAGCATTTTCCGCTCCGCTCCATCGCACGGCGGATTTTCGACACCTTCTACATCCCCGGCGGCAAGGAAGAGGACGCGCCGTTTTCGACGCCCGGAATGCACACGGTCGAGGGCAACCGGCCGATCCAGGCGTTGTGCATCGCCGCCAATTACGTGGAGGTCTGGCTGGCCCGCGAAGGCCACGGGCACCCGGTCGGAATCAATTATCTCGAAAAGATTCAGCTCCCGCACCTGCCGTCGCTGTACGGCGCCATGCTGGCCGGGGTCGGCGCGGTGATCGTGGGCGCCGGCATCCCGACTCAGTTTCCCGCCGCCATCGAGCGGCTCAGTCGCCATGAACCCGCGGAATACGTGGTGGATGTGGCGGGTTCGGGCCGCGGCGCGGAGGATGCGCGCATGAAGTTCGACCCGCGCGACTTTCAGGATCCGGATGCCGCGCCGCTCGCGCCGCTGAACCGGCCGGAGTTTGTGCCGATCGTCTCTTCCCATGCGCTCGCCAACATCCTGTTTCGCAAGGCGGGCAAAGACGCCATTTCGGGATTTATTCTCGAAGGGTCCCGGGCGGGCGGGCATAACGCGCCGCCGCGCGGGAAACTGCAATTGAGCGCGAACTCGGAACCGGTCTACGGTCCCCGCGACGTGATCGATCTCGATGCGGTCCGCGAAATCGGCCTCCCGTTCTGGCTCGCCGGATATTACGGCTCGCGGGAGGGCGTCCGGTCCGCGATCCGGGAGTCCGCCGCCGGGGTTCAGGTGGGCACGGCGTTCGCGCTGTGCCGCGAGTCGGGTATCGACCCCGGGTTCCGCCGCGCGCTCCTGGACAAGGCGCTGGCGGGCGAGGGCGAGATCTTTACCGATATCGCCGCTTCGCCGACGGGGTTCCCGTTCAAGGTCGCCGCGCTGGAGGGTACCCTCTCCGACCCGGAGGTCTACCGCCGCAGAAAACGGGTCTGCGATCTCGGATTTCTGCGCCGGCCCTACCGGCGCGAGAACGGTACGATCGGGTACCGGTGCCCCTCCGAACCGGTCGAAGCCTACACGGCCAAGGGCGGTCTCCGGGAGAAGACGGAGGGCCGCAAATGCCTCTGTAATGCACTGGTCGCGAATATCGGCATGCCCCAGCCCCTCGGCGGCGGGGAAGTGGAGCTGCCGCTGATTACGCTGGGCGATGATTTTTCCGGGGTAGCGCGGTTCTGCCCCGAAGGTGAACGGGATTATGGCGTCGATGACGTGTTGCGCGTGCTGCTCGGTTAG